The region CTCATGTTCTTCTGATGGAACATCATAAGGTCCCCCCTTCAAGGCATGCTGAGCAGGGCTGTGTGTTCTCCACTCTGTCACCCAGCCTGGGGAAGGCCgtcttcccttctctccaggcAAATCCATGGCTTATCTGCTGAGTGCCTGTTCGCACAAGCGTCCAGACATCAGCCCCTCTCTGGTGAGGCCCTAGCATCCTCTCTGTAGGTCCCTTACCTGGCTTACTTTCCTGATTTTTaccttctgtttctctccttctccttctctttgtGGTTGTAAATGCTTGGGCATAATTCTGATAAAAAGCAACGGGTTTTTTATCCTCGTAAAATTATTTTGCTGAAGTCACTGTTTCTCTTATAGAGCATGGTTGAAGAATGGACTTTCCAGGCTAAGATGGGTGTGGCCACAGTAGGAAGTCATATGGGTGTTGAGTTCAAGTTCCACCTGAGGGAGAATTTTCTATAAGGGTGGTCTCAGCCAAACCCAGAGTGTCCCACCCAAGGCTGGATGACCATATGAGGGACACTGTGGAATGGGTTCTCCAGGGGTTGGTGGCTTGTACATATCTTGTGGAATCTTGCATACTTCATATGATTGAGTTGAGCCCCAGCtaagatgtttattttctgtgGATTTCAAGaaacatatatattcttcttaAGCTTTGTTTGTTCCATAAAATAGGGCTGGTGTGCTAAATGTATgagtacataaaaatatttaacataatgCCTGCTTCATAATGGAAGTCCTCGGCCGTTGTCAGGGAAGCAggctctggagatggatggcCTGGATTTCAGTCCTAGCTCTGCTGTTAATGAGGCAGTTCacttgacttctctgtgcctactgttttcatttgtaaaatggtaataatagtaGAACCTATCTCAGCGTTTTTAACCAATAGGATATGGCCCCTGTCCCTGACATGATATTTTTCCTCCAGGGCATGTGGTGGGATTAAAGTTAGGTAGAGCCAATGCAATGGGCGCAGGAAATCCAGATGTCTCTTCTGGGGACATCTTTAGGACCCAGCGGACAAGTCACTGAGTTCCCTGCCCCCCCATGACCACCAGCAACATTCCTGATGGTAGAGGCTCCTTCACAGCCTGGGTGTCTCAGCTGACTCGCGGCAGACTTGTTAGCCTGAGCAAGAGATTAACCTTTCCCCTATTTTAAGGCCCTGGGATTTTGACATGGGTTGTTACCAAGGCAAAGCCGAGTGCATTCCGACCTGCACACCCTAGGAACAGCCTTGATACTACACCTTGAAGTTAGATTTCAGCTAAAATGAGTGAGTGTACAGAATGTCAGCTGTGTCGTATTGGACACCAAGGCCACAGAGACCTGCAAAAGCATTTGGATCCTGAACCCGCAGCTCCTTTGTGGGCCTGCCTGTAAAACCACCCTCATGTGTGCCAAGAGATACCTGTTGCCTGGGCAGTGACCGTCAGTATGACGGACCTGACCCTTTCCCTATGTGACTGAGCTCAGGCAGCTTTTCTTTAAGCAAAGGGTCACCATATCTGGCCTGGAGACTAAGCAGGTGGTTGTTATCTGTCTCCTCTCCCCCTCATTCTGATCTCTCTGTCCCTTCACCCTGTGGCCACTCTGTGACCCCCGGAGCCTCAGGGCTCTCCTGCCTCAGCCCACGCCCTGCAGGTGTCACAGGTGCCTGCTTCCCCTTTCCAGTTCTGGTTTGGGTGGTGTGCCTCTGCATTGGCTGTGCTTCCCTTTTTGTTCATGTCTCTCTGGAGCTTTAGGGGGTAAACTTGAAATGTCATAGGGGACAGCCCTCTTTCAAAGGCTGCATGGTTTGTTTGAGCAGCACTGGTAACGACCAAGTTGTGTCTGGCATCCCAGTGAGTAAGGTGAGCTCCTGGGGGCGTTGAGCTGGAGGCTTGGATTGTAGCAGAGATGACTCAGTGTCAGTGTTTGACGTCTGTCCAGGGCTTAAAGTGTTTCCTTAGCCTTTGTTCCAGAACATTGAGGGGACAGCTTTTCTGCTGCCGGAAGGAAAACATTATTAGGAATGGCTTTTCACTAGGATGCTGGTGGTTTGCTTGTCATGTAAGATAATAATATAGACAAATAATTTCGAAAGAACTGAAGGAGGTGagcagtcttttttaaaaaaaaaaaaaaagcatcttttcTGCCAAAATGGTAAttcagtttacttattttttaaaaagttggaaaatacaacAACATAATAAAAAGAATGACTCCTTATAATCCCAGAGTGCAAAAATAACCATCATTAACAATTTagagcttctttttcttttagtttttataaacaggtacatttttaaatgaaattgggATGATAAACAATAGCAAACCTTTATTTAAACTATTTTCTGTGCTAGGAAGTCTTTAAGTACTTTatgtacattatctcatttattcctcacaactcTTCGAAGAATCATTATCTCTGTTTTAATGAAGAGAAAAcaagcacagagaggctaagtcaTTTTTCCAAGGTCACTCAGCCTGTAAGAGTGGTGCTTAGATGGAAACCAAAGCAGCCTGCCCCCAGAGTCTAGGGTTTTGACCATCCCGTGATACTATCTCACAGCGAAGATAGCTTGGATTACCTTTCATAGAATTTTGCAGCGTTAGCTCCAAGCTGTCTGGTTCTATCTCCTCGTTCTATAGATTAGGAAATTGAAGACCACAGATATGATTAGATTTGCCCGAGAACACATACCGAAACCAGAACACCTGTCCCTGATCCACACGGTTCACGTGCTTGTTAACCCTGGGTGATCTCTGGACCTTTGTCCTGCTCCCCGTGCCCCAGCCCTGAAACAGCTGCATCGAACAGTTGCCCTCAGTGCTGCGTCCAGATGAAATGGAGGATGGAGGGCTCTGACAGCTTTCCTCCCAGCGTGTACCTGAAATCTCAGTGTGTGCAGGGAATGTACGGGGGTCCAGCTGTGTGCACGCACGGTATGTGTGAGCTGGCTCTTCATTACCCTGTGAGAGCTAGGGCTGTAAAAGGCTGAAGCGTACAGCCCTGCAGCACTGCCAGCTTTCCACCCTCATCAGACGTTTTTAACTGAGATTTGCCAACGAGCTGTAAGATTGATTGATTTGCGCTGTAAATGCTGTTGCTTTCCTCCACCTGGACACTCGAGGACATGCCAAGCATTGTTGTAACTTTAAAGTGAGCCAGGAGTCAGCCAGACGTCTGTGCGTAAACATTCCTGTGCGTAGGGCTGTGCTGGCCCCGCAGTCTGTAAGAGAACCTGGCCGTTGCCCTGAGACGCCCGTGCAGGGTGGCCAGCTGCGGCAGGGCTGACAAAGGGAGAGGAACAGGTGATGACTTCTTGCTGTGTTTGGTAAGGTAAGGTATAAAAACCTCTGTATTTTCAAACGTGTGGTGGACTTCTTAATAGAGAATGTcaaggagagttttttttttttttaagtaacgtAATGTGATCTTATCTGATCCCTTCTTATTGACTCTCACAAATAAtgtggagtgaaaaaaaaaagaagagtactTGATATATTAGTCAGAACTAACGTATGCTGTTAGAAGTCAGGTTCCTGGTTACCTCTGGAGGTTGGGGTGATGTAATTGTGACTGAAGGGGGCACAAGGCCAGCTTCTGTTCTGGTTTTTTAACTGGGTCCTAGTTACACTGGTTCCACAGTTTGTGAAAATTTGAGTTTTATTCTTGTTCGATGTGCTGTTTTCTGCATGTAAATTGTAGTTCAATTAAAGAttaaaagttcttattttttacttttatttgcgTATCATGTTGCACATTGGTACTCAGAAAAATCTCTATTTAGTTAAATCAGTTTCAAATGATGTAGAACTGATTACTTAGGTATTAAGAAAATATCTTGACCTGGAATTGCCAGGTCTGTCTGGGCGGAACTTCTAAAGTCATTTTTGTATTCCATTCAAAGGTATTTTAAATGACTTCAGTGTCGATTCtcctgaaataaaaatatgtcgTCACTTTAGTTCAGCAGACATTTAATTGACAGCCTCCTGTGAATATGGGGCAGTGCCAGCTCTACAGCTGGGCACAGGTGTGACACCCCCTCTCCCCTAAAGGAGTGGCCCAGTAGAAGGAGTGGAGCGTCACTGAGGGGCTCAGAAAGGAAAGGCAGCTTTCGGGCAGCACTAGGAAGAGCTTTGTGGGAAAAGTGGCCTTTGGAATGGATCTTGAAGAGTATGTTGGATTTTGATAAGAAGTGGATGGATGGCAGGCATCGCGAGTATCATATGTCCAAGGCAATCCATAGAAAATTCGCACACGTTCTGGGAACTCTGGGTTGTATGGTTTGCTAGAGATTATTGGCATCCATCAGGTGCAAGGCGAGGCCTCAGAGGTTAAGCCGGGGCCACAGCAGTGGCCAGGTTGTATTCTAAAATTTAGGAGGCATTAGGGAGCCAAAGAGGTTTTCTGAGAAGTAGAGTTGTGTGACGAGATTGGATCTCTCGGTGAAATCAAATTCCCAGCCTCTTGGCTGTACCATTATCATTTATGACCCTGTCTGCCCCAGAGAAACCTGTCCTTGATTTAGTGCATTTTTTTGATACTGTACTTTAGGCCATGTTTAGATCCACTAGTGGGCCTTAGACGTGTGGCTTCCTTGAACTTCCTGTGGTCATCTCTCTAGGACCTGACGATGATTATTATTATGTACTTTCTTTAGTCCCTACACCCATCCTTCCCTCTTGACCAGGTGAAGTCAcaattcctttattcttttttctagtcTGAGTGATTAAGCATTTATTTCCTTCCAGCTTTTCCTATATGATGCTGTTCTGCCAGATAAAGCAACCAGAGGTCCCTTCCTCGCGGCAGAGCTGTGTGTGGGAGGAGAGGAGCCGGGAAATAATGTTAGCAGAATGTAAGTTGTGAAGGAGGCCTGCCCCACCGACCTGGGATTGTGCTCCCCTGTGTCACTGGGCTCCTTCCTTTGGGAAGAAGCACTGGGTGGGCTTTTGCATATGGCAAAGTGTTAGTAATGCCCATTGTTGGAGATAGTCCACATTGGAGCCTGGGTCACGTGGGCAGTATGAGGCCTGTTAGAAGTTATTATCTTAGTAATTTTTTGCTATGTTAGCCTATTGTCTCCTGGAAAAAAGCTAACTGGAGCTGAACATTGTCTCCCGTTCAGTTTCTGTGGAGACTCTTATCAAGGCACTATTCTAATCAAAGGGTTGATAACTTGACAAACATGTTGCTTCAGTTTAGATCTTACAAATCTTTGTTTAGAGATTGTGGTCAGACTCTATAAAGACCTGTTCTTAGTCCTCTGGGGACAAGAGCAGTAGTAGCGTGCCGTGACATGGGAGGAGGACCAGAGTTAGGGTGACTTGGATTCAAATCGTAACTCTTAATTCTCCGTTTTTGCGTGTTATGTGGATGTAACACATTGTTTGCCTGGCGTGGTGCTGAGGCTCAAACAAGGCAAGGCCTGTGGGcatccagtgcctggcacacagaccACGTTTGCCTTTCCCCTTAGAGCACAGTCTAGCCACCCCCCTTGCCCGGGTGCTCAGTGGTGCTTTGCTGTGCTTTTCCCCAGGTGGCCTGTGAGTGAGAATGCTATCTCATATGGCCTGAAGTATTATCACAgttgttgtttttaatcactTTGGTTGTGGTTTGGGTTATTTGCTTCCATATCTAAATACTGCTGTTgtgttaattattaaaattaatctcaTACCATGTTATTTCATCACATCTGTTTAATGGtttcattaagaaaatacttTCTTATCTTGACAAACGTACCTACTGaaactgttctttctttctctttcatttttctctttctttccttctttctctttctctctctcttcctccctcctcccctccctcccttccttccttcctttcattctccTTCTGTTAAATGATGGAGTTCTGAATTGGGTGCATGTCCCACAGTGATGAAGTCTACTGTGGGACGTGGCAGGTGTCCCAGTAATCTGACACTGGgggaaaccacaactgactgatAACCTCATCCCATTATGCATTTTCTGTCCTGGCAACCAGCAGTTACCACCTAATCAGACAGAAAATCGGAGACCCTGGGAAAGTTGAATCTCATCGTTCGTATACATGGTACAGGAAAGGAGTAGGATTGTCCTGTATTCAACTTGAGAGGCTAGTAGAGAGTTTTTATCTTGTGAATACTTGAAATTTGAAAATCTGGGACATAAAAGATGTCTGTGATGTATGCACAGATTCTGTCTGAGCAGCTGGCTCCGACTTCCAGTCTCAAAGTGTTCCTTCCCTGTCTCTTTCAGGTAGAACGTCATGACATGAATACCCTAAGCCTGCCCCTGAACATACGCCGAGGGGGATCAGACACCAACCTCAACTTTGATGTACCTGATGGCATCCTGGACTTCCACAAGGTCAAGCTCAGTGCGGACAGCCTGAAACAGAAAATTCTGAAGGTAACAGAGCAGATAAAAATCGAGCAGACGTCCCGTGATGGGAACGTGGCAGAGTACCTGAAACTGGTCAGCAGTGCGGACAAGCAGCAGGCTGGCCGCATCAAACAAGTCTTTGAGAAGAAGAATCAGAAGTCAGCTCACTCCATCGCCCAGCTGCAGAAGAAGTTAGATCAGTATCACAGAAAGCTCAGGGAGCTCGAGCAGAACGGAGCCCCCAGGAGCTCAAAGGACGTCGCCAAGGACAACCTGAAGGACATCCAGCACTCCCTGAAAGATGCCCAGGCCAAGGCCCGCACCGCTCCCCATGGCCTGGAGGGTGGTAAGTCGGGCATGCCAGGGGTGTCCCTCACCCCGCCCGTGTTCGTCTTCAGCAAGTCCAGAGAGTTTGCCAACCTGATCCGGAACAAGTTTGGCAGTGCCGACAACATCGCTCACTTGAAAAATTCCTTGGAGGAGTTTAGGCCAGAGGCGGGTGCCAGGGCCTACGGGGGCAGCGCCACCATCATGAACAAGCCCAAGTACGGCAGCGACGACGAGTGCTCGAGCGGCACGTCAGGCTCCGCCGACAGCAACGGGAACCAGTCGTTCGGGGCGGGCGGCGCGGGCGCGCTGGGCAGCCAGGGGAAGCTCAGCGCCATCCTGGAGGAGCTGCGGGACATCAAGGAGACCCAGGCGCAGCTGGCCGAGGACATCGAGGCGCTGAAGGTGCAGTTCAAGAGGGAGTACGGCTTCATCTCTCAGACCCTGCAGGAGGAGAGATACAGGTATCTCCAACTCTTCCCTCATGCCTCTCTAGGTGCGCCAGGGTCTACCGGCTGCAGACACGTGGCTTGAGAGCGATGCACTCACGGCTGTATTCTCTGTAAATGGGGATACAGGTCCAAAGGCATTTAGGAACCAGCAGTTCCACACTTCATGATTCCAAGTTTTGTAATTTGTGACTTAAACCTTGACAGCTTAGAGACATACATTTCACACATAGGTCTGTTAAAATACTACTCTGTAGTTGATGACTCATACATATTAAGCTCCTGATTCAGGAAACTTCTGATAGGAAGTCTCAGGACACCAACTCATAACCTGTATTTGATTTCCCTCCCTAATAACTGTCAGGTCAAAAACTAATGTGTTGTCCAGCAAGGTAACTTTGTTTGTTTGtgagactttattcttttagaccagtttcaggttcacaagtAAGGTAACTTTTATTTGGGACATCAGTCATGAAGTCtctatataatataatgtattttttcataataCTGTATTCTGCTCATTCAACTTTTCATCCTAAAGAGCTTTCAAAAAGAATCTTAAGATTAAAGTATAATTCAAATCTTGCGGATTAGattagttaatttttaaagtcaGGTATTTTGTAGTCTGGCTTTTATGTGCTTATAACTTAAAAAGGGTATATGCCAAATATGAGGTGATTTTTCACTACTTTCCAATAAAAATATCCCCCCAAGTTTTTTTTTGTCAAATGAATATGTTAACTtataaaaatatagattaaaaaaggAATGCCTAGTACATTTTgtaagatttaaattttaaatttagctGACACGTTCTTTTCTGTCTGATACgtgattttatatatgtgttaATTTAGAGAAGTGGCTTTTTTTGGCTCTCATATTTTATGaaacgatttttttttaaaactttcctcaTACATCTTTGACTTTAGATTCTCTGTCACATAAGAACTGTTTTTGAGTCAGTTTTCTGAGATAATATGGACTTTAATTCCATTCAAATAATTTTGGATACAGCACCCTTTGGATCCAAATTTTATTTCAAGTCACAATTAACCATTTACGTAAATTTAGGACAGTTTTGGTTCTCCTTTGTTAAACAGTTACGTTTGTGATCTCCCTGATTTAGTCGCTCACTGTATTGCTTACTTTAACAGGTTAGTTTACAACGTCAACATTGGGCACCTGTGAAATCCTACCTGAGAATAATCGTTAAATCTGTCctaaggttgtttttttttttttaaatgattctgtCAAGTGACTTATATAAGCATCTAAAATTGACATTGATTGAAGTCATTCTGGGCTAACGCATCTTCTCCTAGTAGTGCttcctatttcaaaataaacattgTAAGGTTTCAAATATAAGACAAAATTTCTCTTCTCTGAGGGGACTGGGGAATGGGATTGGGAATCTTCGTGCTTCTGTGACTTTAGATTTGGGCTTTTGAAAATGCCACCTGATAAGCTATCTTTAATTTGTAATGagtgtgatttcttttttattggcaTTTAAGTTTCAAGTTATCTTCAGAATCCCTGTGTATGCAGTGGGAAGTAAATGGAATGGTTTCCAGCATAGAAATTGGTTCTTTCCTCATAGCCTCTGTGGCGCAGGCGAGCTGTGGCTTTGACGCTGGGCGCTGTGGGGGCAGAAGAGGGAAAAGCACCAGGATGCCAGCGGGTCTTCACCTTGAGCAGGACCCCGGACAGCCCTGTCTCCAGACTGGCCAACGAGGTCTGTCCTGTCTTCCTCATTGCCTGCCTCAGTGCTAGTCTGATGGGGGAAAAACCAGGTTTGGTTTGCATGAAACCTCAGCAGTGAGGACAGAGTTAGGACTGCAGAGACCAGTCCTCTCTGGAGCTAGAATTCAGCATTGTGCAAAGCGTGTTCCCCACAGCTAGACTGATTCCTTCTGAAGCACATCCCCCAGCACTTGCTGGGGATGAAAATAGGCCAAGGCGCACTGGTGGTGGTGAGACCCGAAGGACGTCGTTCTGAATGTGCTGTCGGAACACCTTTGAAGTGTCACACTCAACATCTGCTCCTCTCTTTGCAAAGGTACGAGCGACTGGAAGACCAGCTCCATGACCTCACTGACCTGCATCAGCATGAGACTGCCAACCTGAAGCAAGAGCTGGCCAGCATCGAGGAGAAGGTGGCCTACCAGGCCCAGGAGCGGTCGCGGGACATCCAGGTGCCTCGCCTTCCATCATCAGCCTTTAATTCGTTTCACAAACTAAGTGCATTGCCCCTAAGCCCAAAAGAGTTTCTGGCACATGGAGCAGACATTTATTCTCCACCTTATTAACCCCATTAGCTCATGTTATAGACATTAAGCTATATTCTGTTTACTTTCTGcctaaattagtttaaaaaagtttatttaccCCAATGCCCTCACCTATACCCTCCTCTCcctaccaccaccacaatcaccACCGCAGttttcacaaattttaaaatttgtgagaCAAACCTTGCCTTCAATAAGCTTACTGCCTAGGTAGTGGATAAGGAGTAACTCAGCTGCCAAACGGCTTGAGACACAGTGAACAGGGGCCAAATTCCATGGCACAGGCTCTGAAAGCCACAGACATTGAGACGGGTGGTGCCTAGCAAGCTATGGACCAGTGGGGCAGGTCATTACTTTGTAGTTAGATACTGGATTTCAGTCCCACATCtaccatttaccagctgtgtggtcCTTAAGTTTATTTGCTCATGTGAAAAATAATAGCTTTCGTATTTAGAAGAATTGCAAGCACTTGAGTGCAGACTGTGTGTCAATCCCTATCAAAGCACTTTGCAtgtctttctttcccatttactcctcacaacaaccctttgAGGTAGGTCTTATCATTCTCCCCATTTCTCAGATGTGGAGatcgaggcacagagaggttaagtgtctGGAACAAAGCCTTGCAAATAGTCCTTGAATAGTGAATGTGAATGAATGTCCTGGAGAAAGTGGGACATGAAGGGGTGGGTGGGGTCCCGATGGATAGAGGGAAGGGGTAAGTGAATCAGTATAAACAAGGCATGTTCCGGTACTAACATGGCACTAACACTGGTGCCACGTGAAGCAACCCTAGGCTTCTtgggtgcctttttttttttttttttttttttggtaccagAGGGTCTCTTTGTCCCCCAGTTTTTAttcagatataattgacatacaactttgtattagtttaaggtatacaacacaAATGATTTGTATATATGGCAAAATGATCAACACAGTAAGTTTAGGTAACATCCGTCACCTCGTATggttataaatttgttttcttatgatgagaacttttaaggtctactctcttcacagctttcaaatacacaatacagtgttgttaatCATAGTCACCAAGCTGTACTTTACATCCCCAGGgcttatttgtcttataacttgaagtttgtgccttttgacccccCTTACCCATGTCACCTCCCTGTTGAGATGCCACattataagtgagatcatatggtatttgtttttctctgtctgactaatttcactttgcataataccctctaggcccatctgtgttgttgcaaatggcaggatttccttctttctcacggCTGcataatatttgtgtgtgtgtgtgcgcgcgtaccacatttctttattcatccatcagtggacacttaggttgtttctgtgtcttggctgttgtcagTAAAGTTGTAATGAACGGGGGGGAGGGTGCGGGTATCTCTTctagatactgatttcattttcctcaggtatatacccaaaagtgaacttgctggatcatacggtagctCTGTTCTTACTTTTTTGAGGaccctgcatactgttttccatagtggctgcactaatttacattcccattgatcgcctttttaaaaaaaaaaacaaaaaacaaaaagagagtaCTCTTGAAGTGTTGCTCAGCTTCAGTTTTACAAATTTTCCTTGTAGACAGTAGTTATTTTCCCCAGCCCCACTTTACGGTGGGGAGGTTTCTCCCACAGCGTGTGAGCCGCAGTTTCAGCTGCCTGCGTTTCATTCCCCTCTGTGTCGTGGGCTGAGCTGTGCTGATCGCAGATGTCTACTTGGACAATTCTGGGAGCCAAAGCATCAGACACGTTTGCCTCTGAGGATGGTGGTATGGAGGACACTCGGGGGATTTCTGCCTCTGCTCGGGGTTGAGAGACTTAACTTCACTGCTAACTGGTTCAAAAAAATGTGGACTGATTTAACTATGAAGTGTCACCAGGTGAACAGTGCAGTCAGTTTTATTAGAGCTTCTGTTTTAGAACATGTCTGGGATGCCACTCAATCATTTCTAAATTGTGGTTTTCTTATTTAGGGGATTGTTTGTGTTAATAttgttattccttttttttttttttttaaagaaacatactTTAGAGATGGAGGGGTAAGATACAGGGAGAGACTTCACAGAGGGAGCTTAAAAATTCCGAAGAATTCATTTCAACATTTTCTGGTTCATCTCTAGCTCAGAAGTGCCAAGAGGACATCCTTGTGAGTGACTCGAGGGCCTTTCCTGTTAGGATAGTTAGAAGATAGTTATGCTCTTACTGTGACCCTGCACATCTTTgcctggtgcctcagtttcctcatctataaaatggaaatattaatgaGCTCTACCTCAAAAGGCTGTCaagaggattaaatgggataagATATGAAAGTATTTAAATCTTTACCTGACACATAATAAGCAGACAAGAGATAAACGCTGGAcaactttatatttattatgtggGCATAGTCGTATTTCTCAGGGCTTCTTTTGTTCTCACAGGCGGGGTTAATCAGGGTGAGGAGAGTCCTTGCCAATATGGCTGCAAGGGTTTTGTTGCTTTAATAAACAAAAGAGTATTTTAACTGtaaattcccaattaaaagagtcTGAAGATAATCCTGTCCTCTGTCCTTATCCCCAATAAGTTAAATACTGGACTCAAGGAAATGCTAAAGATTGTGggcctgagtgtctcttagtagGTGTTGTGACAAAAATTCCTTACAATTTACTGCTTAATTTTCTTGGAGTTTTCTTTTGGTAAAAAAATTTGACAGCAGTTCTAAGGCAATCCTAGGATTAGTCTATTTATATATCTAATACATATATACCATCTATCCAATCACAGATGAATGAATTTGCCTAAAATGTTCATCTTCTGTCCCGTTCTGTTGCCTTTTCCATGCCATGCCTAAAATGGAGGGAAGCTTGGGCCCAAGAGTTTGAAAAGAATGCATGGTATTGGGG is a window of Camelus bactrianus isolate YW-2024 breed Bactrian camel chromosome 12, ASM4877302v1, whole genome shotgun sequence DNA encoding:
- the TMCC3 gene encoding transmembrane and coiled-coil domain protein 3 isoform X1, with amino-acid sequence MPGSDAALTVDRTYSDPGRHHRYKSRVERHDMNTLSLPLNIRRGGSDTNLNFDVPDGILDFHKVKLSADSLKQKILKVTEQIKIEQTSRDGNVAEYLKLVSSADKQQAGRIKQVFEKKNQKSAHSIAQLQKKLDQYHRKLRELEQNGAPRSSKDVAKDNLKDIQHSLKDAQAKARTAPHGLEGGKSGMPGVSLTPPVFVFSKSREFANLIRNKFGSADNIAHLKNSLEEFRPEAGARAYGGSATIMNKPKYGSDDECSSGTSGSADSNGNQSFGAGGAGALGSQGKLSAILEELRDIKETQAQLAEDIEALKVQFKREYGFISQTLQEERYRYERLEDQLHDLTDLHQHETANLKQELASIEEKVAYQAQERSRDIQEALESCQTRISKLELHQQEQQALQTDTVNAKVLLGKCINVILAFMTVILVCVSTIAKFISPMMKSRFHILGTFFAVTLLAIFCKNWDQILCAIERIIIPR
- the TMCC3 gene encoding transmembrane and coiled-coil domain protein 3 isoform X4 — encoded protein: MPGSDAALTVDRTYSDPGRHHRYKSRVERHDMNTLSLPLNIRRGGSDTNLNFDVPDGILDFHKVKLSADSLKQKILKVTEQIKIEQTSRDGNVAEYLKLVSSADKQQAGRIKQVFEKKNQKSAHSIAQLQKKLDQYHRKLRELEQNGAPRSSKDVAKDNLKDIQHSLKDAQAKARTAPHGLEGGKSGMPGVSLTPPVFVFSKSREFANLIRNKFGSADNIAHLKNSLEEFRPEAGARAYGGSATIMNKPKYGSDDECSSGTSGSADSNGNQSFGAGGAGALGSQGKLSAILEELRDIKETQAQLAEDIEALKVQFKREYGFISQTLQEERYRYERLEDQLHDLTDLHQHETANLKQELASIEEKVAYQAQERSRDIQRLILALPLTHRKPWSPARLAFLSWSSTSKSSRPCRPTR
- the TMCC3 gene encoding transmembrane and coiled-coil domain protein 3 isoform X3, with protein sequence MNTLSLPLNIRRGGSDTNLNFDVPDGILDFHKVKLSADSLKQKILKVTEQIKIEQTSRDGNVAEYLKLVSSADKQQAGRIKQVFEKKNQKSAHSIAQLQKKLDQYHRKLRELEQNGAPRSSKDVAKDNLKDIQHSLKDAQAKARTAPHGLEGGKSGMPGVSLTPPVFVFSKSREFANLIRNKFGSADNIAHLKNSLEEFRPEAGARAYGGSATIMNKPKYGSDDECSSGTSGSADSNGNQSFGAGGAGALGSQGKLSAILEELRDIKETQAQLAEDIEALKVQFKREYGFISQTLQEERYRYERLEDQLHDLTDLHQHETANLKQELASIEEKVAYQAQERSRDIQEALESCQTRISKLELHQQEQQALQTDTVNAKVLLGKCINVILAFMTVILVCVSTIAKFISPMMKSRFHILGTFFAVTLLAIFCKNWDQILCAIERIIIPR
- the TMCC3 gene encoding transmembrane and coiled-coil domain protein 3 isoform X2, with product MRRVERHDMNTLSLPLNIRRGGSDTNLNFDVPDGILDFHKVKLSADSLKQKILKVTEQIKIEQTSRDGNVAEYLKLVSSADKQQAGRIKQVFEKKNQKSAHSIAQLQKKLDQYHRKLRELEQNGAPRSSKDVAKDNLKDIQHSLKDAQAKARTAPHGLEGGKSGMPGVSLTPPVFVFSKSREFANLIRNKFGSADNIAHLKNSLEEFRPEAGARAYGGSATIMNKPKYGSDDECSSGTSGSADSNGNQSFGAGGAGALGSQGKLSAILEELRDIKETQAQLAEDIEALKVQFKREYGFISQTLQEERYRYERLEDQLHDLTDLHQHETANLKQELASIEEKVAYQAQERSRDIQEALESCQTRISKLELHQQEQQALQTDTVNAKVLLGKCINVILAFMTVILVCVSTIAKFISPMMKSRFHILGTFFAVTLLAIFCKNWDQILCAIERIIIPR